The Pseudomonas fragi DNA window ACGTGCGTATACCGCTGGAAAACCGTATCGGTGACGAAGGGCAGGGCTGGCATGTAGCAATGGCCACTGCCGGTTTCGAACGCGGTTTGCTGCTGCGATCGCCGGCGCGCTTTCAGTACACGGCGCGCAAGCTGGTGGAGCTGTATCAGGCCAACCGCGCCAGCGCCGACCGCGACCCGAGCCTGGGCGATGCGGTGTGCAAGGCCTGGATGGATGCGCAGGCGTACGCCCTGTCTTCCTACCACACCGTGGGGCGTTTGAGTCAGGGTGCGCAGATTGGCGCCGAGTCGAGCACCAACAAGATTTTCTGGTCGGAGCTGGATTTGCGCATGCACGAAACCGCCATGCGCATTCTCGGCGCCAGTGGCGAACTGACCGGTAAATCGGCGGATGGTCACGACTGGCTGGAGGGCTTTCTGTTTGCCCAGGCCGGGCCCATCTACGCCGGCACCAACGAGATCCAGCGCAATATCATTGCCGAGCGCATGCTCGGTCTGCCGAAGTGAGGCCGGGCATGGACTTTACCTTTACCGAAGACCAGATCACCTTCCGCGAGGCCATCAGCCGTTTTCTGATGACCGAAGCCGCCCCCGAGATGCTCCGTGAAATCTGGGAAACCGATGTCGGCCGCTCCCCGGATCTGCGCAACAAGATTGCCGAGCAGGGCCTCACCGCGCTGTCGATCCCCGAGGCCTTTGGCGGCCTGGGCATGGATGATGTGGCCTGGGCTCTGATGACCCAGGAGTTGGGTTACTACGCCATTCCTGACTCGCTGGCTGACACCGCCTATGTGGCCAGCGCCCTGATTGCCGGGCTGGATGACAGCGTTGCCCGGCGCGGCGAATGGCTGGAGCGCATTGCCGACGGCAGTTTGCGGGTGGCCATCGGGCACCCGGTCAATCCGTTGGTGGCTGATGCCGCCCACGCTGACTTGCTGCTGCTGGCCCATGGCGATGAAGTCCACGCCGTGCCGCGCAGCCAGGTGGATGTGCAAAACCACGCCAGCATCGATGCCTCGCGGCGCCTGGCGCAGATAAGTTGGCAACCCGCTGCGGCCACCCTGGTGGCGCAGGGCGAGCGGGGCCGTGAACTGTGGGTGCAAACCCTGAATCGTGGCGCGCTGTCGGTGGCCGGGCAGTTGCTCGGGCTGGCCCAGCGCATGCTCGATCTGTCGGTGGATTACGCCGCGCAACGCAAACAATTTGGCAAGCCCATCGGCAGCTTTCAAGCGGTCAAGCACCACCTGGCCGATGTCGCCACGGCGCTGGAGTTCGCCAAGCCGGTGCTGTATCGCGCCGCTTATGCCCTGGCGCACAACGAGCCGAATGCCGCGGTGTGGGTATCCCAGGCACGCCTGGCCAGTTGTGAAGCCAGTTGGCTGGCGGCCCGCCACGGCATCCAGGTGCACGGCGCGATGGGTTACACCTGGGAAGTCGACCTGCAAATGTTTATGAAACGCGCCTGGGCGCTGGACAACGCCTGGGGCGACCGCGCGCTGCACAAGACCCGTGTGGCCGAGTA harbors:
- a CDS encoding acyl-CoA dehydrogenase family protein produces the protein MDFTFTEDQITFREAISRFLMTEAAPEMLREIWETDVGRSPDLRNKIAEQGLTALSIPEAFGGLGMDDVAWALMTQELGYYAIPDSLADTAYVASALIAGLDDSVARRGEWLERIADGSLRVAIGHPVNPLVADAAHADLLLLAHGDEVHAVPRSQVDVQNHASIDASRRLAQISWQPAAATLVAQGERGRELWVQTLNRGALSVAGQLLGLAQRMLDLSVDYAAQRKQFGKPIGSFQAVKHHLADVATALEFAKPVLYRAAYALAHNEPNAAVWVSQARLASCEASWLAARHGIQVHGAMGYTWEVDLQMFMKRAWALDNAWGDRALHKTRVAEYVLSGAAPLGCGYTFED